The following is a genomic window from Amycolatopsis australiensis.
TACGCCGACTACACCGCCAAGCTCGAGAAGGGCCTCGCCGACCTCGGGTTCACCGGGCGGCTCAACTTCGCCGACTGCGCGGCGACGCTCGTCCCGGCCGGGCGGGCGATGGAGCAGCCGTTCCGGATCGTCTTCTCCGGCCCGGCCGCGGGCACCGTGGCGTGCGCGCACTTCGGCGCCCTCATCGGCGAGACCGACCTGCTCTGCGCCGACGTCGGCGGCACCTCGTGCGACATCAGTGTCGTCACGGCGGGGGAGCCGTTCGTCAACACGACGTTCGAGCTGGAGCACGACCTCGTGGTCAACGCGCTGGCCAACGACATCTCCAGCATCGGCGCCGGCGGCGGCAGCATCGTCGCGGTCGGGCCCGGTGGCGAGATCCAGGTCGGCCCGGACAGCGCCGGCGCGGCCCCCGGCCCGGCCTGCTACGGCCGGGGCGGCACCCGGCCGACCACCACCGACACCTGCCTGATGATCGGCATCCTCGACCCCGGCCGGTTCGCCGGCGGCGAGGTCGCCCTCGACCCGGAGCTGGCGAAGCAGGCTTTCGAGAACCTCGATTCGGAGTTCACGCTCGCCCAGCGCGTGCGCTACGCCTACGAGATGGCCGTGAACAACATGGCCGAAGGCGTCTTCAACATCGCCATCAAGAACGGTGTCGACCCGCGCGACTACAGCCTCGTCGCCTACGGCGCGGCCGGCCCGATGCTGCTGCCCGCGGTGCTCGGCACCGTGCACTGCAAGCAGGTGATCGTGCCGCCGAACCCCGGCCTGTTCTCGGCGCTCGGCCTGCTGTCGGCCGACCAGGTCTTCACGGTCAACCGCAGCGCCTACCTCGTGCTCACGCCGGACGCGGCCCCGCGGATCGGCGAGCTGTTCGCCGAAATGGAAGCCCGGCTGCGCGAACGCCTCGACCCGGGCACCCGGGTGACGCTGCACCGCAGCATGGACGCCCACCTGGTCGGGCAGAGCTGGGAGACGCCGTTCGTGCCGGTGCCGGACGGCGAGATCGACGAGGCCGCCATCGCCGCGATGATCGCGTCGTTCCACGACACCTACGAAGGCCGGTCGGGCAACCGCTTCGAGATGCTGCCCGTGGAAGGCGTGACCTTCCGCGTGCGGGCGGTGCTGGACACCCCGAAGGTGACCTACCCCGAGGTGCCCGGGCGCGGCGACGAGCCGCTCACGCCGGTCCGCACGACGGAGCTGCGCTACCTCGGCGAGGGCGAAAGCACCCAGGAGGCCGCCGTCTACGACCGCGCGGCGCTGCGCGCGGGCGACGTCCTCGACGGACCGGCCATCGTGGACGAAGGACTGTCCACCACGCACATCGGCGCCGGCCAGCGCGCGAGCGTCGGCCGCTACGGCGAACTCGTCATCCGGAGGAAGTGACCACCATGGACACTCGTCTGCGCGACCTCTCCGACGAGGACTTCGCCGCCGCGTACGGCGGTGACCGGTTCACCTCGGCGGTCATCCTGAACCGCCTGCGGTACGCGGTGGAGCACATGTCGACCGGCTTCATGCGGGAGGCGTTCTCGCCGATCATCCGCGACTGGTACGACTTCGCCTGCACGATCAGCGGCCCACCGTCGGCCGGGTACCCGATGGCGGTGGTGAGCAACAGCCTGGTCGTCTTCCTCGGCACGCTCGGCGACGCCGTGCGCAACACCGTCGAGGAGTACGGGCCGGAGAACCTCTCCCCGGGCGACGTGCTGATCTGCAACGACCCGTACCGCGGCGGCACGCACGTCAACGACGTGTGCTTCATCCGCCCGGTCTTCGCCGGCGGCGAGATCGTCTCGTTCGTCAACATGCGCGCCCACCAGCTCGACATGGGCGGCACCGTGCCCGGCGGCTTCTCCGCCACGAAGTCCAATGTGTACGAAAACGGCCTGGTCATCCCGCCGATGCTGCTGTGGGCCGGGGACGAGCCGGTGCGCTCGACGTTCAGCCTGATCTTCGACAACACCCGCTGGGGCGGCATGCTGCTGCCGGACTTCAAGAGCATCCACCAGCAGCTCAAGCTCGGCGAGCAGCTCGTGCTGGAGAACATCGGGCGCTACGGCCTCGACGCCTACCTCGGCACCCTCGCCTACGCCTGCGACACCTCGGCCGAGCGGATGCGCGAGGCCATCGCGCTGGTGCCGGACGGCGACTACACCGGCTCGGCGCTCATCGACGCCGACGGCCTGGACGACACCGTCGACTACACGGTGCGCGTCACCCTGCGCAAGCGCGGGCAGGACGTCGAAGTCGACCTGTCCGGCACGTCGGCGCAGGCGCGGACGTGCATCAACTGCGGCGTGCTCGACGCCAAGACCGCCGCCGGGGTGGCGCTGACGATGCTGCTGGACCCCGAGGTGCCGTTCACCTCGGGCACCTGGCGCACCATCGACCTGGCCGTGCCGCCCGGAACGCTGGTGTCGTCGCTGCCGCCGGACGGCGGGATCATGATGTTCTGGGAAGCGTCCGGCGCGGTCGTCTCGGCGATCTTCGACGCGCTCAACCCGGTGCTCGGCGCGAAGGGCGTCGCGGGCGACTACGGCTCGACGAACACGCACAACGCGTCCGGCCTGACCGCCGGCGGCACCCCCTGGACCAGCGCGACGCAGTGCGGTGGCGAGCACGGCCCGTGGGGCGCCACGAAGGAAGGCGACGGTGACAGCTACACCGTCCTGTTCTTCCTGAACAACCTCGACCCGGCGACCGAGACGATCGAGCACGACGCCCCGGTCGTCATGCTCCGCAAGGAACACGCGATCGACACCGGCGGGGCCGGCACGTTCCGCGGCGGCGCGGCGAACCTCAAGGACACGCTCTGGCTGGCCGACGCCAACCACTACCTTTCGCCGTTCCGGACGAAGGTGCCCAGTGGCGTGGGCGCCAACGGCGGCCAGGCCGGCCCGGCCGGGGCGATGTGGTTCTTCCCGCCCGGCGACCGCGAGCCGGGGCTGCTCGGCACCGGTAAGGACGTCTACGCGGCCAGCGTCCCCGTCGCGGGCGTGCTCGACCCGGAAACCAAGGCACTGGACCCGGAAAACGGCGTCTACCACTACTTCGCCAGCCGGCCGGTGTGGCAGACGAAGGCCGGCACGGTCCTGCGGTGCGTCACCAACGGCGGCGGTGGCTGGGGCGACCCGTTCGCCCGCGACCCGGCCAGGGTGCTCGCCGACGTCCGCAACGAGTACGTCAGCGTCGAGGCCGCCGCCCGCGACTACGGCGTCGTCGTCACCGGCGACCCGCACCACGACCCGGAAGGCCTGCGCGTCGACGAGCAGGCCACCGCGAAACTCCGGACGAAGAGGACAACGGAATGATTCCCGCCTTCGAGCACCGCACGCTGTTCTTCGCCTTCTGCACCTTCACCGGCGAACGCGAGACGTTCGACCGCTGGTACGACGAAGAGCACATCCCGCAGGTGATGGACACGACCGGCATGGTCGGCGCCCAGCGGTTCGTGGTCGCGGACACCAAGCCGCTGGCCGGCACCGAACCGGTCGACTTCGGGCACGCGGCCCTGTACGAACTGGACGGCAGCCCCGCGGGCTTCCGCGAAGAGGTCAAGCGGATGCTCATGTCCGGCGACATGGTGCTGCCGGAGTTCATGGTCCAGCCGTTCACGGCCCTGTTCCTGGAGCCGGTGAGCGAACCGCACCACAGCGACCGCTTCGCCGGGCTCACCGACCTCGACGACCGGCATCTCTGGCTGGTCTTCAGCGAGCGCCCGGAGCAGCCCGAAGCCTACGACAAGTGGTACGACGAGGAACACATCCCGCAGGTCCTGGCCGCGCCGGGGTTCGTGCGCGCGCAGCGGTTCGTCACCTCCGGCGTCAAGCCGCTGCCGGGTGTCGTGACGCCCGAAGTGAGCCACCTGGCGATCTACGAGACCATCGGGGACCTCGGCCCGATGCGCGAGGACGTCAAGCGGCAGCTGGTCTCCGGGGAGATGGTCCTGCCCGAGTTCATGAAGCTGCCGTTCGGCTCGATGTTCCTGCGGCCGGTGAGCCCGTTCTTCCCGGCGAAGGGAGCCGGCTCGTGATCGTCGCCGACGTGGTGGTGCCGCACCCGGACGAGGTGTTCGTGGCCGGGGAGTGGGTGGCCGCCGGAGACTCCGGCGAGGTCGTCTCGCCGGCCACCGGCCGCCCGGTCGCCGAGGTCGGGCTGCCGTCCGAGAAGCACGCCCTCGCCGCCGTCCAGGCCGCCCGCGACGCCCTGGCCACCTGGGCCGAACTGCCGGTGGCTCGCCGCGTCGAGATCTGCGGCCGGTTCTGCGCGGCGATGGAAGCCCGCCTGGACGACCTCGGGACCGTGTGGGCGGTCGAGTCCGGGATGCCGGTCCGCTACAGCCGCACCCTGCACAGGTTCGCCGCGGTCGCCGCTTGGCGGACGCTGCTGGAGTCCGCCGGGAACGTCCTGTGCGACGACTCCCGCGAGTCCGCGCTCGGCGCCATCGTGCTGCGGCGCGAGGCGGCGGGCGTGGTCGCGGCCGTCATCGCCTACAACGGCCCCCTGGTCACCGTCGCCAGCAAGGTCCTCCCGGCCCTGCTGGCCGGGTGCCCGGTGATCGTCAAGGCCGCGGTGGAATCGCAGCTGATCATGCGCATCGTCGCCGACTGCGCGGCCGGGGCCGGCTTCCCGGCGGGCGCGCTGAGCATCCTCTGCGGCGACGCGGAGCTCGGCCGGACGCTCACCGCGCACCCGGCCGTCGACATGGTGTCGCTGACCGGCGGCCGGATGGCCGCCCAGGCGATCATCGAGGCCACCCGGCACCGGTTCGCCCGCACCCACCTGGAGCTGGGCGGCAAGTCCCCGGCGCTGATCCTCGACGACGCCGACCCGGCCGTCGTGCTCAAGACGCTGGTCCCCGGCGCGACCAGCGGCGGCGGCCAGGTCTGCGCGGCACTGTCGCGGATCCTGGTGCCCGAGCGGCGCCACGACGAGTTCGTCGCGCTGCTCGAGCAGGCGTGGGAGGGCCTGGTCATCGGCGATCCGCTGGACCCGCGCACCCAGCTCGGGCCGCTGGCGTCGCCGGCGGTCGTCGAGCGCACCGAGGGCTTCCTCGCCCGTGCCGTCGCCGACGGCGCCCGCGTGGTGACCGGCGGCCGCCGCCCGGCCGGGTTCGACGGCGGCTGGTGGTTCGAGCCGACGCTCGTCACCGGCGTCGCCCGCGACTCCGACCTGGCGCAGAACGAGGTGTTCGGGCCGGTCACCGCCGTGCTGACGTACGCGGACCCCGAAGACGGGCTGCGGCTGGCCAACGACACGTCGTACGGGCTGTCCGCCAGCGTCTACACCGCCGACGAGGCGAAAGGCGTCGAGTACGCCCGCCGGATCCGGGCGGGCTCGGTCGCGGTCAACGCGTTCGGCCCGGCGCTCACCGCGCCCTTCGGCGGGGTGAAGGGGTCGGGCTGGGGCCGCGAGGCGGGCCCGGAAGGCATCCTCGAGTTCACCGAGCTGAAGCAGATCCTGCTCGGAGGCCGGCGATGACGTTCCCGTGGATCCTCGACGCCGCGCCGCGGCGCGACCGGGTCGCGCTCAGCTTCGACGCCCGGGTCCGGCTCACCTACGGCGAGCTGGACGAGCTGACCCTGCGCTACGCCCGCGCCCTGCGCGAACTCGGGCTGCGCAAGGGCGACCGGCTCGGCCTGCTGCTGTACAACGACCCCGAGTACGTGCCGCTGTACCTCGCGGCCGCGAGGCTCGGGCTGATCACCGTCCGGCTGAACTTCCGGCTCGCACCCGCCGAAGTGGAGTTCATCCTGGCCGACTCCGGAGCGTCGGTGGTCGTCGTGCACGGCAGCCTGGCCGGCCGCGTCGAGCCGGTGCCGGCGCGGACGTACGTGGTGCTGCCGGACACCGGCGTGGTGCCGGAGTGGGCGCGGCCGTTCGACGTCCTTCGCGGACACCGGCCGCTGTCCCGGGACCAGCTGCCGGAGCTGTCCGAACGGGACCCGATGAGCCTGCTCTACACCTCCGGCACCACCGGTTCGCCGAAGGGCGCGGTGTGGACGCACCGGAACACCGTCGCGGTGGCGACGGCCCAGGCCCTGCGGTGGCAGTTCGCCGAAGACACCGTCGCGCTCGTGCCCGGCCCGACCTACCACGCGGGCGGGTTCGAGGCGGTGATCGCGCCCGCGTTGCTGATGCACGGCCGCGGCGTCTTCCTGCCTTCGGGGAACTTCACGGTCGACCGGCTGCTCGCCGTGCTGCGTGCCGAGCGGGTGACCGATTGCCTGCTGTTCCCGTTCATGCTCGACGAACTCCTGCACAAGCCCGGCCTCGAGCTGCCGCCGCCGGTGCGGCGGCTGATCCTCGGCGGTGACACGCTGATGCCCTCGACCGCCCGGGAAGTCAAGCGGCGCTGGCCGGACGTCAAGCTCACCCAGGTCTACGGCCTCACCGAAGGCGGCGCGATCGCGACCACCCTGGAGGACGCGGACTTCCTGGCGCAGCCGAAGAGCATCGGCCGCCCGGTGCCGCTGGCGGAGGCGCGGGTGGTGGGCCCGCTCGGCGACGCGGCCGCGGTCGGCGAAGTGGGCGAGATCGAGGTACGCGGCCCGGCGGTGAGCGAGGGCTACTGGAACCGCCCGGAAGCGACGCGGGCGACGTTCCACGACGGCTGGTGCCGCACCGGCGACCTCGGCTACTTCAACGCGGACGGCTTCCTGCACCTCGCCGGCCGGGCGAAGGACATGATCCGCAGCGGCGGGGAGAACATCTACCCGGCCGAGGTCGAAAAGGTGCTGGCGACGCACCCGCGGGTGCGGGAAGCGGCGGTGGTCGCGGTCCCGGACGAGCGCTACAGCGAGGTCGGCTGCGCGATCGTCGTGCCGGAGCCGGGCGCCGCGCCGGACGACCTGGCGGCGTTCTGCCGGGCGCGGCTGGCCGGGTACAAGGTGCCGCGGTACTTCGTCTTCGTGACCGAGCTGCCGCGCAACGCCTCGGGAAAGATCCTGAAATTCCGGCTGCGCGAGGAATACGCGGCCATCGGTTCCGCGGAAAGGGCGGCGACATGAGCAAGCTGGTGCTGGTGAGCGGTGCGGCGGGCGGCGTCGGCTCGGCGACGGCCCGCCGCTTCGCCGCGGACGGCGCGAAGGTGGCCCTGACGGACATCGACGCGGACCGGCTGAAGGTAGTGGCGGACGAAGTCGGCGGGCTCGCCCTGCCCGCGGACGGCACCCGGCGCGACGAGGTCGCCGCGGTGGTCCGCCGGGCGGTCGCCGAGCTGGGCGGCCTGGACACGGTGATCGCGGCGCAGGGCGCGGCGGTGTCGGGCACCGCGAGCCCGAAGGCGGACGACGCCTGGTTCCGGGCGTTCGACGTCAACCTGCACGGCTCGTTCTACCTGGCGAGCGAGGCGCTGCCGCACCTGGTTCCGCGCCGCGGCTCGCTGGTGCTGTTCGCGTCGACGGCGGGCTTGCTCTCGGGGCCGCCGGGTACCGCCGGCTACAGCGCGGCGAAGGCGGGGGTGATCGGCCTGGTGCGCTGGCTGGCCCGCGACTTCGGGCCGCGGGGCGTGCGGGTCAACGGCGTCTGCCCCGGCTGGGTGCGCACCCCGCTGGGCGACGGCGCGATGCGGTACCTCGCCGAGCGGGAGGGCATCGCGGTCGAGGAGGCCTACCGCCGCGTGGCCGAGCACGTCCCGCTGCGGCGGGTGGCCGAGCCGGCGGAGATCGCCGCGGTGTGCGCGTTCCTGGCGTCGGCGGACGCGTCGATCGTGACCGGGCACGTCCTGGTCGCCGACGGCGGCGGCGCGGCGGTCGACCCGGCGACCACGCTGTTCGACCAGGGGTGATCGGGCCGGGACCTCGAGCGGGCGCGATCCGCGGGGGATGACAGCCTGGTGCCTCGTAGTATATATTTTATATTCAGCACCGGATGTCGAAGGAGATGCGATGAAGCCCTACCGCTCGATGCTTTTCGTCCCCGGGCACAAGGGATCCTGGGCGGACAAGGGTGTCGCGTCCGGGGCGGACGCCCTGATCCTCGATCTCGAGGACTCCGTTCCCGCCGCCGGGAAGGAGCAGGCCCGGGTCACGGTCGCCGAGACGATCGACCGGCTGCACGGCGCCCGGCCCGATCTGTGGGTGCGCGCCAATCCCGAGGTCAGCGGCCTGCTCGGCGCCGACCTCGAAGCAGTCGTCCGGCCGGGCCTGACCGGGCTGTTCCTCGCGAAGGTCTTCGACGCCCAGGAGATCGTCCGCCTCGACGCCGTCCTCACCCACATCGAGCAGCGGGACGGCCTCGAACCCGGAGCCGTGCGGCTGATCGTCTCCTACGAGACCGCGTCCTCGATGGCGCACTGCGAGGAAATCGCGGGCGCCAGCCCGCGAGTCGCTTCGCTGCTGGGGGCCACCGGGCCGAACGCCGACGTCGGCCGCGAGCTCGGGTTCGAGTTCACCCCGGCCGGCCTGGAGACGCTCTACCTGCGCAGCCGGCTCGTCCTCGCCGCCCGTGCGAACGGCCTGCACCACCCGGTCACCGGCGTCTGGCAGGACATCAAGGATCTCGACGGCTGTCGGCGGTTCTGCCTGGACAACCGCGCCCTCGGCTACCGCGGCCTGGTCGCCATCCACCCCTCGCACGTGGCGGTCGCCAACGAGGTGTTCTCGCCGACGCCGGAGCAGGTCGACCACGCGCGCCGGATGATCGCCGCCTTCCGGGCGGCCGAGGCCGCGGGCAGCGCCGCCGTCGACTTCGAGGGCCAGCACATCGACATCGCGCACGTGAAGACCGCCGAGGGCGTGATCGCGCTCGCCGACGCGATGGCCGTGCACGCCTGACCACCTCCACCGAGAAGGGAACCCCGCCATGCCAGGTCTGTACTTCGAAGAGTTCGAGCCCGGGATGGTCATCGACCACCCGACCCGCCGCACGGTCACCGAGGCCGACAACACGCTGTTCAGCGTCATGACGCTCAACCTCGCCCCGCTGCACCTGGACGCCGAGTACAGCAAGAACTCGATCTACGGGCAGCGGCTGGTCAACAGCCTGTTCATCCTCGGCCTGGTCTCCGGGGTCACCGTGCCGGAGACCACGCAGGGCACCACGCTCGGCAATCTCGGCTTCGAGCAGATCAAGTTCCCCAAGCCGGTGTTCCACGGCGACACGATCCACGTGCGCACCGAGATCGTCAGCAAGCGGGAGTCGAAGAGCCGCGGCGACTCCGGCATCGTCATGTTCCGCCACCTCGGGCTCAACCAGCGCGACGAGATCGTCTGCGACGCCCTGCGCGCGGGCCTGATGCTGAAGAAGCCGGTCGCGGCGCATGCCTGAGTTCGCCTGGGTACCGGACGACGCGGTCCGGCAACGCAGCAGGCTGCCGGCCGCCTTGCGGAAGTGGGGCATCGCCGACGTCACCGAGCTGAACGAGCGGGCCATCGCGGACCCCGAGTGGTTCTGGCGCGCGGTCGTCGAGGACCTGGACATCGGCTTCACGACGCCGTTCGAGCGCGTGCTCGACGAGTCCGCGGGCAAGCCGTTCCCGAAATGGTTCCCCGGCGGCCGGATCAACGTCGCCGACCTCGCCGTGCGCGGCGAACCCGGAAAACTCGCCGTGGTCTACGAAGGCGACTCCGGGCAGCGCCGGACGCTCACCTTCGCCGAGCTGGACGCGCAGGTGCGCCGGTTCGCCGCCAACCTGGCCGCGCTCGGGGTGTCCCGTGGTGACCGCGTCGTGCTGTTCATGCCCGTGGTGCCCGAAGCCGCCGTCGCGTTCCTGGCGGTCGCGAAGCTCGGCGCCATCTCGGTGCCCGCCTTCAGCGGCTACGCGGCCGACGCCCTGGCGACCCGATTGCAGGACTCCGAAGCCGTCGCGCTCATCACCGCCGACGGCACCACCCGGCGCGGCAAGGAGGTCCCGCTCAAGGCGACCGCCGACGCCGCGCTCGAGGACGCGCCGGACGTGCGCACGGTGGTCGTCGTCCGGCACCTGGGCACCGACGTGCCGATGCGGGCCGGCCGGGACGTCTACTTCGACGAACTCGGCGAAGCACCGCCGGTCGAGACCGCGCCGACCGAGTCGAACGACCCGCTGACGATCGTCTACACCTCGGGCACCACCGGCCGTCCCAAGGGGATCGTGCACTCACACGGCGGTTTCGCGGTGAAGACGGCGACCGACTTCGCATACGGCTTCGACACCCACGCCGACGACGTCGTCTGCTGGATCACGGACCTCGGCTGGCTGGTCGGCCCGATGCTCATCACCGGGCCGCTGCAGCTGGGCGCGACGATCGTCATGGCCGAAGGCCTGCCCACGCATCCCACGCCGGAGCGGCTGTGGGACGTCGCCGAGCGCAACGGCGTCACCGTGCAAGGCATCGCGCCGACGGCGGCCCGGGCACTGCGGGCGGCTTCGGAAACGCCGTCGCACACCCTGAGCACGCTGCGGTCGTTCGTCTCCACCGGCGAAGCCTGGGACGAGCCGACGTGGTGGTGGCTGTTCGACCAGGTCGGCAAGCGGCGCGTGCCGATCGTCAACTACAGCGGCGGCACCGAGGTCGGCGGCGGCATCCTGGTCGGCTACCCGTTCCTGCCCGCCGCGCCCGCGGCGTTCACCGGCGCCTTGCCCGGCGTCGACGCGGCCGTCCTGGACGACGACGGCAAGCCGGTGACCGGCGCGATCGGCGAGCTGGCCGTGCGGAACACGTTCCCCGGCATGACGCACGCGTTCTGGCACGACCGGGAGCGGTACCTGGAGACGTACTGGTCGCGCTTCGACGGCGTGTGGGTCCACGGCGATCTGGCCAGTGTGGACGCTGACGGCTCGTGGCTGATCCACGGTCGTTCCGACGACACGCTGAAGCTCGCCGGCCGCCGGGTCGGCCCGGCCGAGATCGAGGCCGCGCTGCTGCGCGACGAGCGGATCGCCGAAGCCGCGGTGATCGGCGCACCCGACGAACGTCGTGGCCAGCGCGCGGTCGCGTTCGTGGTGGTGAAGGGGTCAGTGGACCTCGACGATCTGCGCGCGACGGCGCTGGCGAACGCCGGGCGGTCGTTCGCCCCTGAAGTGCACGTCGTGGCGACGCTGCCGAAGACCAAGAACGGCAAGATCATGCGCCGCGCGATCCGGGCGCGGTTCACCGGATCCCCGGTGGGCGATCTGTCCTCTTTGGACCCGTCGACCCCGCTCGAGGCCATCCCCGAAGACCAGGAGAAACGATGACGGACACCGAAAGCACGGTCGAGATCGTCCGGAAGGCCACCCGCGAGCTGGCCCGCAAGTTCGACAACGACTACTGGCTGGACAAGGACCGCAAGCACGAATACCCGTGGGACTTCGTCAAGGCGTTCGCCGCCGGCGGCTGGCTCGGCGCGATGATCCCGGAGGAGTACGGCGGAATCGGCCTGGGCCTGCGGGAAGCCGCCGCGATGATGACGGAGATCTCGTCGTCGGGTGCCGGGATGAGCGGCGGCTCGGCCATCCACTTCTACGTCTTCCCGCCCGCGCCGGTCGTCAAGTACGGCTCGGAGGAGCTGAAGCGCGAGTTCCTGCCGCAGCTGGCGTCGGGCGAGCTGCTGATGGCGTTCGGTGTCACCGAGCCCGACGCGGGTGTCGACACGTCGCGGATCAAGACCAAGGCCGTCAAGGTGGACGGCGGCTGGAAGGTCAACGGCCAGAAGGTGTTCATCACCAACGCCCAGAACGCGCAGAAGATCCTCCTGCTGGCCCGGACCTCCCCGCGTCGCGAGGACAAGCCGTTGTGGGGCATGTCGTTGTTCCTGGCCGACATGGACCGCGCGCACATCGCGGTGCGGGAGATCGACAAGCTCGGCCGGGCGGCGATCGACACGAACGAGCTGTTCATCGACGACCTGTTCGTGCCCGAAGAGCGGCTCGTCGGTGAGGTGGACAAGGGGTTCTACTACCTGCTCGACGGGCTCAACCCCGAGCGCATCGTGGTCGGGCTCGAAGGTGTCGGCCTCGGCCGCGCGGCGCTGGAACTGGCCACCGAGTACGCGAAGAACCGCGTCGTGTTCGACCGGCCGATCGGGCAGAACCAGGCCGTGGCGCACCCGCTGGCCGACTCGTGGATCCGGCTGGAGGCGGCCGAGGGCATGGCGATGCGGGCGGCGGAGCTGTTCGACGCGGGACAGCCGTGCGGACCGGAAGCGGCGGCGGCGAAGTACCTCGGCGCGGAGGCCGGGTTCGAGGCGTGCGATCGCGCGTTCTCGACCCTGGGTGGTTACGCGTACGCGAAGGAGTACCACATCGAACGGCTGTGGCGAGAGGTCCGGTTGCTGCGCAACGCGCCGTTCTCGCAGGAGATGGTGCGCAACTACGTGTCGCAGCAGGTCCTCGGTCTGCCGCGGTCCTACTGATTCCGCAAGGCGGCGGCCAGGGCGGCGAGGACCACGACCAGGAGCGCGACCACGGCGTAGCCGGGCAGCCAGTACGCGGCCACCGCCGCCACGGCGAGCACTCCGGTGCCGATCGCGCGGGGGCGCCAGCCGGTTCCGGTCTCCACGCGGAAGTAGATCGTCTGGGACAGCAGGTAGATCGCGGGCCCGGCGAGCGCCAGGGCACCGCCGACGCCGGCGCGCGCGTCGTGGACGTGCGCGAGGACCAGCTCGATCCCCGCCGCGAACGTGACCAGCCCGGTCAGGACGCCGTAGAGGACGTTCATCCCGATGTGGACCGACCGGACCGGGTCTTCGGCGGCTTCCGTGTGCTGTTCGACCTGTTCCTCGGAGCGTCCGAAGTAGACCGCCCACAGGCCGACCAGCGACGCGAAGCCGCCGACGGCCACCAGCACCGTGAGGACCTCCGGGGTGTGTTCGGAGAGCACCCGGCCCAGCGCCAGGACCGTCTCGCCGAGCAGGATGATGAGGAACAGCCGCATCCGCTCCAGCATGTGCCGGGCGTCGAACTCGATCCGCTCGGTGGCGGTCGTCCGGCCCGGGAAAGGGTGCGCGGTCCAGGTACCGGCCAGGTCGACCAGCGCCGCGGCGGCCCA
Proteins encoded in this region:
- a CDS encoding AMP-binding protein, with product MPEFAWVPDDAVRQRSRLPAALRKWGIADVTELNERAIADPEWFWRAVVEDLDIGFTTPFERVLDESAGKPFPKWFPGGRINVADLAVRGEPGKLAVVYEGDSGQRRTLTFAELDAQVRRFAANLAALGVSRGDRVVLFMPVVPEAAVAFLAVAKLGAISVPAFSGYAADALATRLQDSEAVALITADGTTRRGKEVPLKATADAALEDAPDVRTVVVVRHLGTDVPMRAGRDVYFDELGEAPPVETAPTESNDPLTIVYTSGTTGRPKGIVHSHGGFAVKTATDFAYGFDTHADDVVCWITDLGWLVGPMLITGPLQLGATIVMAEGLPTHPTPERLWDVAERNGVTVQGIAPTAARALRAASETPSHTLSTLRSFVSTGEAWDEPTWWWLFDQVGKRRVPIVNYSGGTEVGGGILVGYPFLPAAPAAFTGALPGVDAAVLDDDGKPVTGAIGELAVRNTFPGMTHAFWHDRERYLETYWSRFDGVWVHGDLASVDADGSWLIHGRSDDTLKLAGRRVGPAEIEAALLRDERIAEAAVIGAPDERRGQRAVAFVVVKGSVDLDDLRATALANAGRSFAPEVHVVATLPKTKNGKIMRRAIRARFTGSPVGDLSSLDPSTPLEAIPEDQEKR
- a CDS encoding low temperature requirement protein A: MTTPNVRREVAPLELFFDLVFVFAVGQLTHHLLAHLGRRGAAETLVALVAVCGVWTFTSFEVTLLDVERGATRVITVVVMGLGLFMNAGITRAFAGGPWLFAVPMLVALVGPGGYAALAAPDAELRRHFARVLLWFAVSTPLWVVGAAADPETRLWWWAAAALVDLAGTWTAHPFPGRTTATERIEFDARHMLERMRLFLIILLGETVLALGRVLSEHTPEVLTVLVAVGGFASLVGLWAVYFGRSEEQVEQHTEAAEDPVRSVHIGMNVLYGVLTGLVTFAAGIELVLAHVHDARAGVGGALALAGPAIYLLSQTIYFRVETGTGWRPRAIGTGVLAVAAVAAYWLPGYAVVALLVVVLAALAAALRNQ
- a CDS encoding acyl-CoA dehydrogenase family protein; its protein translation is MTDTESTVEIVRKATRELARKFDNDYWLDKDRKHEYPWDFVKAFAAGGWLGAMIPEEYGGIGLGLREAAAMMTEISSSGAGMSGGSAIHFYVFPPAPVVKYGSEELKREFLPQLASGELLMAFGVTEPDAGVDTSRIKTKAVKVDGGWKVNGQKVFITNAQNAQKILLLARTSPRREDKPLWGMSLFLADMDRAHIAVREIDKLGRAAIDTNELFIDDLFVPEERLVGEVDKGFYYLLDGLNPERIVVGLEGVGLGRAALELATEYAKNRVVFDRPIGQNQAVAHPLADSWIRLEAAEGMAMRAAELFDAGQPCGPEAAAAKYLGAEAGFEACDRAFSTLGGYAYAKEYHIERLWREVRLLRNAPFSQEMVRNYVSQQVLGLPRSY
- a CDS encoding HpcH/HpaI aldolase/citrate lyase family protein, with the translated sequence MKPYRSMLFVPGHKGSWADKGVASGADALILDLEDSVPAAGKEQARVTVAETIDRLHGARPDLWVRANPEVSGLLGADLEAVVRPGLTGLFLAKVFDAQEIVRLDAVLTHIEQRDGLEPGAVRLIVSYETASSMAHCEEIAGASPRVASLLGATGPNADVGRELGFEFTPAGLETLYLRSRLVLAARANGLHHPVTGVWQDIKDLDGCRRFCLDNRALGYRGLVAIHPSHVAVANEVFSPTPEQVDHARRMIAAFRAAEAAGSAAVDFEGQHIDIAHVKTAEGVIALADAMAVHA
- a CDS encoding MaoC family dehydratase produces the protein MPGLYFEEFEPGMVIDHPTRRTVTEADNTLFSVMTLNLAPLHLDAEYSKNSIYGQRLVNSLFILGLVSGVTVPETTQGTTLGNLGFEQIKFPKPVFHGDTIHVRTEIVSKRESKSRGDSGIVMFRHLGLNQRDEIVCDALRAGLMLKKPVAAHA